The proteins below are encoded in one region of Corvus hawaiiensis isolate bCorHaw1 chromosome 3, bCorHaw1.pri.cur, whole genome shotgun sequence:
- the FBXO30 gene encoding F-box only protein 30, giving the protein MEEHQQHLHCVNCVSRRCMTRPEPGISCDLIGCPLVCGAVFHSCKAEEHRMLCPLERVPCLNSGFGCPFIVARNKIADHLEVCPASVVCCTMEWNRWPVSYADRKSYENLSKDVDEVEQLDMALALQDQRMLLESLKVATMMSKAGDQIPESREQTSVKSSAPDTVHTNGLMPVDEESYGALYQATVETTRSLAAALDILNTATRDIGMLSSNLCISPHEMKEDPRIKEQASSGIIQDKKSDSENPDEDNVGAVGGINFDSLSQNSQMEQNGSSGICCDVVQNHDLNLNLSNSSLLCNGFHVDNECSKVLDHSEDLGVSNSKPSSVANGECTASHDDEALQSCSSFPVTAQVEVISADHLVNGNVNHVLLPHNAHEEEMLERQVEQERLRNIDAFLRHQSYRFLVNHYWSTPKEDKAVDTSDLEITEDPMGLQGIDLITAALLFCLGDSPGGRGISESRAVDVYHVDFGTQTFSLPSAILATNTMVGEIASASACDHANPQLSNPSPFQTLGLDLVLEYVARYQTKQRSMFTFVCGQLFRRNEFSSHFKNVHGDIHAGLNGWMEQRCPLAYYGCTYSQRRFCPSTQGAKIIHDRHLRSFGVQPCISTVLVEPAKSCLIGLHNDHLSSLPFEVLQHIASFLDGFSLCQLSRVSRLMRDVCGSLLQARGMVILLWEKRKYPEGSSWQVKEKVWRFSTAFCTVNEWKFADIVSMADHLKKCSYNAVERREEAVPLPCMCVTRELTKEGRSLRSVLKPVL; this is encoded by the exons ATGGAGGAACATCAGCAACACTTACACTGTGTGAACTGTGTCAGCCGTCGTTGTATGACCAGACCAGAGCCGGGCATTTCCTGTGATTTGATTGGCTGCCCCTTGGTTTGTGGAGCAGTTTTTCACTCATGTAAAGCTGAGGAACATCGCATGCTATGTCCACTTGAAAGAGTGCCTTGTTTGAATAGTGGCTTTGGATGTCCCTTCATAGTAGCCCGAAATAAAATTGCTGATCATCTAGAAGTTTGTCCTGCAAGTGTGGTATGTTGTACCATGGAGTGGAATAGATGGCCAGTCAGTTATGCTGACCGAAAATCTTATGAAAACCTGAGTAAAGATGTTGATGAAGTGGAGCAGCTAGATATGGCTTTAGCTCTTCAAGACCAGCGCATGTTATTAGAATCACTTAAAGTAGCAACTATGATGTCAAAAGCAGGTGATCAAATACCAGAATCTAGAGAGCAAACATCTGTCAAATCAAGTGCCCCTGATACAGTGCATACCAATGGCTTGATGCCTGTAGATGAAGAGTCCTATGGTGCACTTTATCAAGCTACTGTAGAAACAACGAGGAGTTTAGCTGCTGCTTTGGATATCCTGAACACTGCTACAAGGGACATTGGTATGTTAAGTTCAAACCTCTGCATTTCACCACATGAAATGAAAGAAGATCCCAGGATTAAAGAACAAGCTTCTAGTGGCATTATTCAGGATAAAAAGTCTGACTCTGAAAATCCAGATGAAGATAATGTCGGAGCAGTTGGGGGAATTAACTTTGATAGCCTGAGTCAAAATTCACAAATGGAGCAAAATGGTTCTAGTGGTATTTGTTGTGATGTAGTGCAAAACCATGACTTAAATCTAAACCTCAGTAACTCCTCACTTTTGTGTAATGGCTTTCATGTAGACAATGAATGTTCAAAGGTGTTGGACCACAGTGAAGATCTTGGTGTATCTAATTCAAAACCGTCCAGTGTAGCAAATGGTGAATGTACTGCATCTCATGATGATGAAGCATTACAGTCatgcagctccttccctgtAACAGCACAAGTTGAAGTAATATCAGCTGATCACTTAGTTAATGGCAATGTTAATCATGTACTACTTCCCCATAATGCTCATGAAGAAGAAATGTTAGAGAGACAAGTGGAGCAAGAAAGATTGAGAAACATAGATGCTTTTTTACGGCATCAATCGTACAGATTCCTTGTTAACCACTATTGGTCAACACCAAAAGAAGACAAAGCTGTTGATACATCAGATTTGGAGATAACAGAAGATCCTATGGGTCTTCAGGGAATTGATCTAATCACTGCAGCTCTGTTGTTTTGCCTAGGAGACTCTCCTGGAGGCAGGGGGATATCAGAAAGTCGCGCTGTCGATGTGTATCACGTTGACTTTGGGACCCAAacattttctctcccatctgCTATATTGGCCACAAATACAATGGTGGGGGAAATAGCTTCAGCTTCTGCATGTGATCATGCCAACCCACAGCTCTCAAATCCGAGTCCATTCCAGACCCTTGGATTGGATTTGGTATTGGAATATGTGGCTAGATACCAAACAAAACAGCGTTCAATGTTTACATTTGTTTGTGGACAGTTGTTTAGAAGGAATGAATTTTCATCGCATTTTAAGAATGTGCATGGAGACATTCATGCTGGCCTTAATGGCTGGATGGAGCAGAGGTGTCCTTTGGCATATTATGGGTGTACGTATTCTCAACGAAGGTTTTGCCCTTCAACACAAGGGGCAAAAATTATTCATGACCGCCACTTAAGGTCATTTGGAGTTCAGCCTTGTATATCCACAGTATTAGTAGAACCAGCAAAAAGCTGCTTAATTGGACTACACAATGATCATCTGAGTAGTCTACCTTTTGAGGTGCTGCAGCACATTGCTAGCTTTCTAGATGGCTTTAGTTTGTGTCAGCTTTCAAGAGTGTCACGTTTAATGAGAGATGTATGTGGAAGCTTGCTTCAAGCACGTGGAATGGTGATACTGCtttgggagaagagaaagtACCCAGAAGGAAGTTCATGGCAGGTAAAAGAGAAG GTTTGGCGCTTCAGTACAGCATTCTGTACTGTAAATGAGTGGAAGTTTGCTGACATCGTGAGCATGGCTGACCACTTGAAGAAGTGTAGCTACAAtgctgtggagagaagagaggaggcTGTTCCGCTGCCATGTATGTGTGTGACGCGAGAGCTCACGAAGGAGGGACGTTCACTGCGCTCTGTTTTGAAACCAGTACTTTAA